One region of Aminobacterium colombiense DSM 12261 genomic DNA includes:
- a CDS encoding YifB family Mg chelatase-like AAA ATPase: MKPVYGITLQGVRALKVEVEVEITGGLFVIGIVGLPDAAVRESRERVRAALRNLDIPVRGRVTVNLAPADCPKEGAFLDLPIAIGIAQQLGVISLQSPTLFMGELSLDGRLRKTRGAVPAAFLARDLGMPLFVPRGNAFEVSLVPGVEAYALSTLSQLFDHLQGEEILLPLEKQRLPSQKNIPNPDLADIKGQAGAKRALEIAAAGHHNLLFIGSPGSGKTMLARAIRGIVPPLSHEELLESLQIHSSARPDYKPSLEPPFHIVHPTASTVAICGGGASLRPGEISLAHRGILFLDEFTEFRRDLLEALRQPLEDGSIVVSRAAGRVEFPCRVLLLAACNPCPCGWAGDPVESCSCSAYEKERYSKRLSGPILDRIDLHVSVPRLLPKELISFEDQSGEDSETVRQRVCEAREKQRLRWRKYGFHCNAELPERIIKRELNLGTDVRPFLIRMADNLRLSGRGISRVLKVARTIADLDNSSRVRVPHISEALAYRGGGGSS; this comes from the coding sequence ATGAAACCTGTTTACGGCATCACCCTCCAGGGAGTGCGGGCTCTTAAAGTAGAAGTGGAAGTAGAGATAACGGGAGGACTTTTTGTCATTGGTATAGTTGGGCTCCCGGATGCGGCGGTACGGGAATCTCGCGAGAGGGTTCGAGCCGCGTTAAGGAACCTTGATATACCTGTCCGCGGCCGTGTAACCGTCAATCTTGCCCCCGCCGATTGCCCCAAAGAAGGGGCTTTTCTAGATCTTCCCATTGCTATTGGCATCGCTCAACAACTAGGCGTCATTTCACTGCAAAGCCCCACCCTTTTTATGGGGGAACTGTCCCTTGACGGCAGATTGCGAAAAACGAGAGGGGCAGTCCCTGCTGCCTTTTTGGCACGAGACCTTGGAATGCCTCTTTTTGTTCCCAGGGGGAATGCTTTTGAAGTTTCTCTGGTTCCAGGCGTAGAGGCCTATGCCCTGTCAACTCTAAGCCAACTCTTTGATCATCTGCAAGGAGAGGAGATTTTGCTGCCCCTGGAAAAACAGCGTTTGCCTTCGCAGAAAAATATTCCCAATCCAGACCTTGCGGATATCAAAGGACAGGCCGGGGCAAAAAGAGCCTTGGAAATAGCTGCGGCCGGTCATCATAATTTGCTTTTTATCGGATCTCCAGGGAGTGGGAAGACCATGCTTGCCAGAGCAATCCGGGGGATTGTCCCTCCCCTTTCCCATGAAGAGCTCTTAGAAAGCCTTCAGATACACAGCTCAGCAAGGCCAGATTATAAGCCGTCCCTTGAGCCTCCTTTTCATATAGTCCATCCCACAGCGAGCACTGTGGCCATATGCGGCGGAGGAGCCTCCCTGCGTCCAGGAGAAATAAGTCTTGCCCATCGAGGTATACTTTTTTTAGATGAGTTTACGGAGTTTCGACGGGATCTTCTGGAGGCACTGCGGCAGCCCCTTGAAGATGGAAGTATCGTTGTTAGCCGGGCGGCTGGAAGGGTAGAGTTTCCTTGTCGCGTATTGCTTTTGGCAGCATGCAATCCTTGTCCTTGCGGCTGGGCTGGTGACCCGGTGGAGTCATGCAGCTGTTCAGCTTATGAGAAAGAAAGATATAGCAAGCGCCTTTCCGGCCCAATACTTGACCGCATTGACCTGCATGTTTCAGTTCCGCGCCTTCTGCCCAAAGAATTGATTTCTTTTGAAGATCAGAGTGGGGAAGATAGTGAAACTGTCCGCCAAAGGGTGTGTGAGGCAAGGGAAAAACAGCGATTGCGATGGAGAAAGTATGGTTTTCACTGCAATGCTGAACTTCCAGAGCGCATCATTAAAAGAGAGCTCAACCTCGGCACCGACGTTCGCCCATTTTTAATCCGGATGGCAGACAACCTGCGTCTTTCGGGCAGAGGCATAAGCAGGGTTTTAAAAGTGGCCAGGACCATTGCTGATCTTGATAATTCTTCTCGGGTACGGGTTCCGCACATATCAGAAGCTCTCGCCTATAGGGGAGGGGGGGGTTCTTCATGA
- a CDS encoding YlqF/YawG family GTPase — MPRTVWYPGHMAKGKRKLEELVQKLDLILEVRDARAPHLTSSPMSDQLSRICPVYIVLSRADLAEEGATKAWLQFFSSIKQKAWAFNFLEGRIQLLRRDLAKLRPAHRELRLAVVGIPNVGKSLFLNLLVGKKRAPVGGVPGITRGVSWYKGQDILAVDSPGILDPRSHNEVHRRLAWLGCSKAEVIGGTDVVALSLIEHLKERGHWHLVEKKWNIENVEEEPLVTLEKIGHRLGCLVSGGRVDLLLAGQRFLDAFSTGKLGRITLEWPGERYPWEIE, encoded by the coding sequence ATGCCACGTACAGTCTGGTACCCGGGCCATATGGCAAAAGGGAAACGCAAATTAGAAGAACTGGTTCAAAAGCTCGATCTTATATTAGAAGTTCGAGATGCGCGGGCTCCTCATCTTACCTCTTCGCCAATGTCAGATCAGCTTTCCAGAATTTGTCCCGTCTACATTGTACTTTCACGAGCAGACCTTGCTGAGGAAGGGGCTACAAAAGCATGGCTTCAGTTTTTTTCGTCTATTAAGCAAAAGGCCTGGGCATTCAATTTTCTTGAGGGGAGAATACAATTATTGCGTCGGGACCTTGCGAAACTTCGGCCTGCTCACCGTGAACTTCGTCTTGCTGTTGTGGGAATCCCCAATGTGGGCAAATCCCTTTTCCTAAACCTTCTAGTAGGTAAAAAACGAGCTCCCGTTGGAGGAGTTCCTGGCATTACCAGGGGGGTTTCATGGTATAAAGGGCAAGATATCCTTGCTGTAGATTCTCCAGGCATTCTTGACCCCCGTTCACATAACGAGGTACACCGCCGCCTTGCCTGGCTCGGCTGCAGCAAAGCGGAAGTTATTGGCGGCACGGATGTCGTAGCACTTTCCCTTATTGAGCATTTAAAAGAGCGAGGACATTGGCATCTTGTTGAAAAAAAGTGGAATATAGAAAATGTGGAAGAAGAGCCACTCGTTACTCTTGAGAAAATAGGCCATCGTTTAGGATGTCTTGTCAGCGGCGGCCGTGTTGATCTTTTATTGGCAGGGCAGCGTTTTCTCGATGCCTTTTCTACGGGTAAACTTGGGCGAATAACATTGGAGTGGCCAGGGGAGCGATATCCATGGGAAATAGAGTAA
- the topA gene encoding type I DNA topoisomerase, with amino-acid sequence MTKKESGKTLVVVESPTKAKTLSKILGSKYTVKASIGHIKDLPKSRIAIDVENNFQPEYILVKGKAKIKNELVKLARGSQKILLASDPDREGEAIAWHLCNILDVDPQTLCRIRFYEVTPKAVKEALKKLEPVDMNRVNAQQARRVLDRLVGYTLSPLLWKKIRYGLSAGRVQSVALNLICEREREIISFVPSEYWHISVLASSLDKTRNYDLKVMSFKNKSFWKEGKPLLISSSEQAEKIASDIAKQELVVKEYKVKEGKRAPLPPFKTSTLQQEAARRLGFSPRRTMRIAQSLFEGVSVPGRGPVGLITYMRTDSLRIAPDAINGARTFISERYEAKYLPAKPNFFASKARSQDAHEAIRPTDVTLTPEILKNVLNSEQHRLYTLIWNRFVASQMASALVANAILDVAAGSYGLRQTGESLIFDGWGAVWPLELKGGQLDPAQPEETLLCQEIEKEQRFTKPAARYSEATLIKTLEEKGVGRPSTYATIVETLYDRGYVEKNEEKRIEPTQLGMTVDDFLLQYFDSKSQSPIVDTGFTAQMEEQLDLIEEDQLQWVEVVRSFWNGFTNTLEEAKKASAVELPEPEPIGEDCPECGKPLVKKRGRFGEFIACSGYPECRYTKPILKTIGVKCPLCGETEGGEVVRRRSKKGKFFYGCSRYPECKYVSWNEPTGEKCKECGASLIRKNKKSLPECPECGWKKEKKGKKENK; translated from the coding sequence ATGACGAAGAAAGAATCGGGAAAAACCCTTGTTGTTGTTGAGTCTCCTACGAAAGCAAAAACTCTATCGAAAATATTAGGTTCAAAATATACGGTTAAAGCGAGTATAGGCCACATTAAAGATTTGCCTAAAAGCCGTATCGCCATTGATGTGGAGAACAACTTTCAACCTGAATATATTCTTGTAAAAGGTAAAGCCAAGATTAAAAACGAGTTGGTGAAACTAGCCCGGGGAAGTCAAAAGATTTTGCTTGCCTCAGACCCCGACCGGGAAGGAGAAGCTATTGCATGGCATCTTTGCAACATTCTTGATGTTGATCCTCAAACGTTATGCCGCATCCGCTTTTATGAGGTAACTCCAAAGGCTGTTAAAGAAGCTCTTAAAAAACTAGAACCAGTGGATATGAATCGGGTGAATGCTCAACAGGCCAGGCGGGTGCTTGATCGCCTCGTTGGCTATACTCTCAGTCCTCTTCTTTGGAAAAAAATTCGTTATGGTCTTTCTGCCGGCCGGGTTCAATCTGTAGCTCTCAATCTCATCTGTGAACGGGAACGGGAGATAATTAGTTTTGTTCCCTCTGAATACTGGCACATTAGCGTATTGGCCTCATCCCTTGATAAAACGAGGAATTATGATCTGAAAGTGATGAGCTTCAAAAATAAATCTTTCTGGAAAGAAGGCAAGCCTCTTCTTATTTCCAGCTCAGAGCAGGCGGAGAAAATAGCGTCAGATATTGCTAAACAGGAGCTTGTGGTAAAGGAGTATAAGGTCAAGGAAGGGAAAAGAGCCCCCTTGCCCCCTTTTAAGACGAGTACTCTACAGCAGGAAGCCGCTCGCCGCCTGGGTTTTTCTCCTCGCCGGACCATGAGGATTGCTCAGAGTCTTTTTGAAGGTGTCAGCGTACCTGGGCGAGGTCCAGTGGGCCTAATAACCTATATGCGCACTGATAGTCTTCGCATTGCCCCGGATGCCATTAATGGGGCCAGAACCTTTATTTCGGAAAGATATGAGGCAAAATATCTTCCAGCGAAGCCAAACTTCTTTGCGTCAAAGGCGAGAAGCCAGGATGCTCATGAAGCTATCCGGCCTACCGACGTGACATTAACGCCAGAGATATTAAAAAATGTTTTGAATTCCGAACAGCACCGTCTCTATACCCTTATCTGGAACCGTTTTGTCGCTTCTCAGATGGCCTCGGCATTAGTTGCCAATGCCATTCTTGATGTAGCGGCCGGTTCCTATGGTTTGCGCCAGACAGGAGAATCACTTATATTTGATGGCTGGGGAGCGGTATGGCCCCTTGAGTTGAAGGGGGGACAGCTTGATCCAGCACAGCCTGAAGAAACTCTTTTGTGTCAAGAGATTGAAAAAGAACAGCGTTTTACCAAGCCGGCCGCCCGTTATTCCGAAGCGACTCTCATCAAAACCCTTGAGGAAAAGGGAGTTGGCCGCCCATCGACCTATGCCACCATTGTAGAGACCCTTTACGATAGAGGATATGTGGAAAAAAATGAAGAAAAACGTATTGAGCCCACACAGTTGGGTATGACTGTAGATGACTTTTTACTCCAATATTTTGATTCTAAAAGTCAGTCCCCCATAGTTGATACTGGATTTACGGCCCAGATGGAAGAACAGCTCGACCTTATCGAAGAAGATCAACTTCAATGGGTAGAAGTAGTGCGATCCTTTTGGAATGGATTTACTAACACCCTTGAAGAGGCTAAGAAAGCTTCCGCTGTTGAATTGCCTGAACCGGAACCGATCGGTGAGGATTGCCCCGAATGCGGCAAGCCCTTAGTTAAAAAAAGAGGCCGTTTTGGGGAATTCATAGCCTGTTCCGGATACCCGGAATGTCGTTATACCAAGCCAATATTAAAAACTATAGGTGTTAAATGCCCTCTCTGTGGAGAAACAGAGGGTGGGGAAGTAGTTCGGAGAAGAAGTAAAAAAGGGAAATTCTTTTATGGTTGTTCTCGTTACCCTGAATGTAAATATGTTTCATGGAATGAACCAACTGGAGAAAAATGTAAGGAATGTGGCGCTTCTCTCATTCGCAAGAACAAGAAAAGTCTTCCAGAATGCCCTGAGTGTGGCTGGAAGAAAGAAAAAAAGGGCAAAAAGGAGAATAAGTAA
- a CDS encoding ribonuclease HII — MGNRVIAGVDEAGRGPLAGPVVAAAVVLTPSQLDALAALGLNDSKKLTPLKREKIFKAMVSLGVAWRAQAASPRRIDQMNILQATLWAMSRSVNKLPHVFEEVIVDGSVLIPGLRSYPQKAIPKGDSLVPEVAAASVVAKVLRDRAMVALDMAYPQYNFAKHKGYPTEDHRRRITEFGLSPIHRRSFTWKTVSPE; from the coding sequence ATGGGAAATAGAGTAATAGCTGGTGTAGACGAGGCAGGCCGCGGCCCTTTAGCTGGTCCAGTTGTAGCGGCGGCTGTTGTTCTAACACCCTCTCAGCTTGATGCTTTGGCAGCGTTAGGATTAAATGATTCAAAAAAGCTTACGCCCTTAAAGCGTGAAAAAATCTTTAAGGCAATGGTAAGCCTTGGAGTAGCATGGAGAGCCCAGGCTGCTTCCCCTCGGCGTATCGACCAAATGAACATCTTGCAGGCTACCTTATGGGCCATGAGCAGATCAGTGAACAAGTTACCTCACGTTTTTGAGGAAGTCATTGTAGACGGCAGTGTCCTTATCCCCGGGCTTAGGAGTTATCCACAAAAGGCGATACCCAAAGGCGACAGTCTCGTACCAGAAGTGGCGGCAGCCTCTGTTGTAGCTAAAGTTCTTCGAGACAGAGCTATGGTTGCTCTGGATATGGCCTATCCTCAATATAATTTTGCCAAACACAAAGGTTACCCCACAGAGGATCATCGTCGTCGTATTACTGAGTTTGGGCTGTCACCCATTCATCGCAGAAGCTTTACGTGGAAGACTGTTTCTCCTGAGTAA
- the lepB gene encoding signal peptidase I, translating into MAEGKPWWREFVETILWALVIALILRTFIVQAFWIPSGSMVPTLEPGDRVLVAKFWYSFRKPERGDIFVFKFPLDPKRDFVKRIIGLPGDFLDVRDGIVYINEKPLHEKYVKWRDDFSLFPNILFPQVPIRIPEGRYFAMGDNRSHSQDSRYWGFVPEEYIRGPVFFRYWPFRRIGVVH; encoded by the coding sequence ATGGCAGAGGGGAAGCCTTGGTGGAGAGAGTTTGTTGAGACTATTTTATGGGCTCTTGTTATCGCTCTTATTTTACGGACTTTTATAGTACAGGCTTTTTGGATTCCCAGCGGATCCATGGTCCCTACCCTTGAGCCGGGAGATAGGGTTCTTGTGGCCAAGTTCTGGTATTCTTTCCGAAAGCCAGAACGTGGAGATATTTTTGTCTTTAAATTTCCCCTCGACCCGAAGCGTGATTTTGTAAAACGAATAATTGGTCTTCCTGGAGACTTCCTCGATGTTAGAGACGGGATCGTTTACATCAATGAAAAGCCCCTTCATGAAAAATATGTGAAGTGGAGAGATGATTTTTCACTTTTCCCAAACATTCTCTTTCCTCAGGTTCCCATAAGAATTCCCGAGGGAAGGTATTTTGCAATGGGGGATAATCGATCGCATTCACAGGACAGTCGTTATTGGGGGTTTGTCCCAGAAGAATATATTCGAGGTCCAGTTTTTTTCCGATACTGGCCTTTTCGCAGAATAGGAGTTGTGCATTAA
- the dprA gene encoding DNA-processing protein DprA: MTPRQQALLLMNALEADSRLWNRLVATEESMEALLSANLTEEQRGALSPGACERIVSLIRSKWVKRQENRWHSMGIQVLYYGEKGYPPSLQTMENAPLVLFVRGRSRLEKPMLAVVGTRRSTFYGQQVARALGRVAAERGCILLSGGALGIDGAAHGGCLESGGETAVILAHGHNRIYPRQHKDLFSKIVGSGALITEYGLGVDAKPWHFPKRNRIIAGLADVIVVVEAPVRSGAIVTAQLALDLGKEIWAVPGRIDEKVCKGSNKLLFDGANPLIDVSDFAETLCSKQLDLWGSDVRKNRQNQLDITEKEQKILNLFQIHGDRTVDNLSAECKMTAADVISCISHLSALNLIYQSGPGRWRASIDPK; encoded by the coding sequence ATGACGCCGCGGCAACAAGCCCTTTTATTGATGAACGCATTGGAAGCAGATAGCCGTTTATGGAATAGGCTGGTTGCCACAGAAGAAAGTATGGAGGCTCTGCTTTCCGCAAATCTCACAGAAGAACAACGGGGAGCTCTTTCACCGGGAGCTTGCGAGCGCATTGTTTCTTTAATTAGGTCTAAATGGGTGAAAAGACAAGAAAATAGATGGCATTCCATGGGGATTCAGGTGCTATATTATGGAGAAAAGGGATACCCCCCTTCTCTCCAGACCATGGAAAATGCCCCCTTGGTTCTTTTTGTACGAGGACGCTCGAGACTTGAAAAACCTATGCTGGCAGTTGTGGGAACTCGCAGAAGTACGTTTTATGGCCAGCAGGTAGCTCGTGCTTTAGGACGTGTTGCGGCTGAGCGGGGTTGCATCTTGTTGAGCGGCGGCGCTCTTGGCATCGATGGGGCGGCTCACGGTGGGTGTCTTGAGTCTGGTGGAGAAACAGCAGTAATTCTGGCTCATGGGCACAACCGTATTTATCCAAGGCAGCATAAGGACCTTTTTAGCAAGATTGTTGGTTCGGGGGCCCTTATTACTGAATATGGGTTAGGGGTTGATGCTAAACCCTGGCATTTCCCGAAACGAAACCGTATTATAGCTGGGTTGGCAGATGTAATTGTTGTGGTTGAGGCTCCTGTTCGAAGCGGAGCCATAGTAACAGCCCAATTGGCCCTTGACCTGGGAAAAGAAATCTGGGCTGTTCCAGGACGTATTGATGAAAAAGTGTGCAAGGGTTCTAACAAACTTCTTTTTGACGGAGCTAACCCCCTTATCGATGTTTCCGATTTTGCTGAAACCCTATGCTCGAAACAGCTTGATCTTTGGGGTTCTGATGTGCGGAAAAACAGGCAAAATCAATTGGATATAACAGAAAAAGAGCAAAAAATTCTCAATCTTTTTCAAATTCATGGAGATCGGACAGTTGACAACCTGTCTGCTGAATGTAAAATGACTGCCGCCGATGTTATCTCTTGCATAAGTCATTTGTCGGCGTTAAATCTTATCTATCAATCTGGGCCCGGTCGCTGGAGGGCCTCTATCGATCCCAAGTAA
- the trmFO gene encoding methylenetetrahydrofolate--tRNA-(uracil(54)-C(5))-methyltransferase (FADH(2)-oxidizing) TrmFO translates to MRRSDEILIVGGGLAGSEAAWQLAQRGYSVCLVEMRPVATTPAHQTDMMGELVCSNSLGADNLTSPAGILKGELRYLNSLIMEAADHSSVPAGKALAVDRNVFAGYITKKLSGHPQIRIERREITELPEEPAIIATGPLTSPIFAERLRQVTGQEYFSFFDAIAPVVFYDTIDMNKAYQGGRYGQQADYINCPMNEEEYIKFCQALLTAEQAPRHEFEKDVRYFEGCLPVEVIASRGIDTLRFGPLRPVGLPNPSTGAEPYAVVQLRQDNADGTLFNLVGFQTSLKWGEQNRVFRMIPGLENAEFARYGVMHRNIYVNAPKVLDGSLRLRGSKALFLAGQITGVEGYLESTAMGLVAGLHVAFCAAGLQIPLWPKETAIGSLLRYLAETDPKVFHPMNVNLGIFPSLDVKIRPKSLRCQKVGERALRALEEFDKNCLK, encoded by the coding sequence ATGAGAAGATCTGATGAGATTCTAATTGTCGGAGGAGGGCTTGCAGGAAGCGAGGCAGCATGGCAGCTGGCTCAAAGGGGTTACTCTGTTTGCCTTGTAGAAATGAGGCCAGTTGCTACCACTCCTGCCCATCAGACCGATATGATGGGCGAGCTGGTATGCAGTAATTCTTTAGGAGCAGATAATTTGACAAGCCCAGCCGGGATATTGAAAGGGGAGTTGCGCTACCTTAACAGCCTTATTATGGAAGCGGCTGATCATTCTTCTGTCCCAGCAGGGAAGGCTCTTGCCGTAGATCGGAATGTCTTTGCTGGCTATATTACAAAAAAACTTTCGGGGCATCCCCAAATTCGAATTGAGCGGCGAGAAATAACTGAGCTGCCTGAAGAGCCTGCCATTATAGCCACAGGCCCCCTTACGAGTCCAATTTTTGCTGAAAGACTTCGGCAAGTGACAGGCCAGGAATATTTTTCTTTTTTTGATGCCATCGCGCCAGTGGTCTTTTATGACACCATTGATATGAATAAGGCCTATCAAGGTGGTCGATATGGTCAGCAAGCAGACTATATCAATTGCCCTATGAATGAAGAAGAGTACATAAAATTTTGCCAGGCCCTCCTAACGGCAGAACAGGCTCCCCGTCATGAGTTTGAAAAAGATGTCCGATATTTTGAGGGATGTCTGCCTGTGGAGGTCATAGCCTCCAGGGGAATTGATACTCTTCGTTTTGGTCCCCTCCGTCCGGTAGGACTTCCAAACCCCTCTACCGGAGCAGAACCCTACGCAGTAGTCCAGCTTCGCCAGGATAACGCAGATGGGACACTCTTCAATCTTGTAGGTTTTCAGACAAGCTTGAAGTGGGGAGAGCAGAATCGGGTTTTCAGAATGATTCCTGGCCTTGAGAACGCGGAGTTTGCCCGTTATGGCGTAATGCATCGGAACATATACGTCAATGCGCCTAAAGTGCTTGACGGTTCCCTTCGTCTGCGAGGGAGCAAGGCGTTGTTCCTTGCTGGGCAGATAACCGGCGTCGAGGGATATCTTGAAAGTACAGCTATGGGACTCGTCGCAGGACTTCACGTGGCTTTCTGTGCAGCCGGTTTGCAAATCCCCCTTTGGCCTAAGGAAACAGCCATTGGTTCCCTTCTTCGATATCTTGCGGAAACCGACCCAAAGGTATTCCATCCCATGAATGTTAACCTGGGCATATTCCCCTCCCTCGATGTTAAAATCCGCCCAAAAAGCTTGCGATGTCAAAAGGTGGGAGAACGAGCCCTCCGCGCCTTGGAAGAATTTGATAAAAACTGTTTGAAATAG
- a CDS encoding 2-oxoacid:acceptor oxidoreductase family protein, which translates to MQYVIVGIGGQGILFSTKVLGHIAMSRNEKVMGSEVHGMAQRGGSVISHFKVGDYQSPLVKTGEADILLAFDQNEAIRNLHFLREEGSLLVNIFDEKALENTHLNEYLKKRNIKVFKIKGYDILKEHMGGNFLFLNVLILGALCACDVSTVKIDQVRQAIQQLSPEKFADANLKVLNLGYDAIF; encoded by the coding sequence ATGCAATATGTCATCGTAGGTATAGGTGGACAGGGAATTTTGTTTTCCACAAAAGTATTGGGTCATATTGCCATGTCCCGCAACGAAAAAGTTATGGGAAGTGAAGTTCATGGCATGGCTCAGCGTGGTGGGTCTGTTATCAGTCATTTTAAAGTGGGAGATTACCAGAGCCCCCTTGTAAAAACTGGTGAAGCGGACATCCTTCTTGCTTTTGATCAAAATGAAGCCATACGAAACCTTCACTTTCTAAGGGAAGAAGGAAGCCTGTTAGTAAATATTTTTGACGAAAAGGCCCTTGAAAATACCCATCTCAACGAGTATCTTAAAAAGAGAAATATTAAGGTATTCAAAATAAAAGGGTACGATATACTCAAAGAGCACATGGGCGGGAATTTCCTTTTTCTGAACGTTCTTATTCTTGGAGCTCTTTGCGCATGTGACGTAAGCACCGTAAAAATAGACCAGGTTCGACAGGCTATTCAGCAGTTATCCCCAGAAAAATTTGCAGACGCTAACCTCAAGGTATTAAACCTCGGTTACGATGCCATTTTTTAA
- a CDS encoding YraN family protein, which produces MDHVALGRWGEETASAFLQKKGWRIIERNVSFPRGELDIVAMDKKELVIVEVRTRSVGRIMPPEESVGPVKIRRLIRTGFLYIDQVQWSGIWRIDLVGITCHNNMSSYTVKHYSDITNGMMLS; this is translated from the coding sequence ATGGATCATGTTGCACTTGGCCGTTGGGGTGAAGAAACAGCCAGTGCGTTCCTTCAGAAAAAGGGGTGGCGCATTATTGAACGTAACGTTTCATTTCCTCGGGGAGAGCTGGACATTGTAGCCATGGATAAAAAAGAACTTGTCATAGTGGAAGTCCGCACCCGATCTGTAGGACGCATTATGCCTCCGGAAGAATCTGTAGGGCCTGTAAAGATCAGGCGACTTATCAGAACCGGCTTTCTTTATATAGATCAGGTTCAATGGTCAGGAATATGGAGAATAGATCTCGTGGGGATCACTTGCCATAATAATATGTCCTCCTATACGGTAAAACATTATTCTGATATTACCAATGGAATGATGTTATCATGA